Below is a window of Stygiolobus azoricus DNA.
GGAAAAGGTATGCCGTCCTTACCTCCTATGGCATATGCATATTTAAACGGATCATAAGGATAATTAACAGGGTCCTCGTAAGACGGTGGTTCATTGTAGATTAAGTCAGCTACAAGATACAATGCCCTAGCCGTAGAAGGGCCTATACCATTCAATAATGCCTCCTCTAGGTTTATTGGGTTAGACTCATAGACCTTATTCAACACTTCCTTGACCCTTCTCAAGTCATTAGGTTTCATGTAGATTAACTTTACTTTAGGAGATATTTTCACATTAAACGCTTGAGAGAACAGTGCAGTCTGACCTTTAAGCAGGTTCTGTGCCATTTCTATCTGAGATATTACTTTAGTCGGATTCTCTTTCACTAAATCGAGTAGTAGTTTACGCGTATTCTCTCTATCACCTTTTACACTATCTATGGCTACATCCTGCCTTATCCCGGCTATACCTTGATGAGGTTCCACCGTAAATTTTCTTGTATAAAACCAATGATATCTTCTAGCATATCTTGTCTTAAGATTCATGCCCTGTTGTATTATCGCCCATTTACCACTCTTAGTAACTAACACAGAATGATGATATAATGTGTGACCGTCTTGAACTAATACGCTATCTACTTTAGCAACTAGCCTACTAGCCCTTTCCAGTTCCCCGACATCCGCATCGATCTTTTTATCTAGAACCTTTAATTCATCTGGGACTTTAAGCGCTTTTTTACCTTTTCCTCCTAATACAGCAATGCCTTCATCGTCGATGTTTACTACTTCCTTTAATATTCCCAAAGT
It encodes the following:
- a CDS encoding DUF763 domain-containing protein, producing MRLEGIADLPLHEGKVPPWLASIMKRLSKAIIDVMIIEWGEEKVLERLSNPLWFQAFNNVIGMDWDSSGSTTVTLGILKEVVNIDDEGIAVLGGKGKKALKVPDELKVLDKKIDADVGELERASRLVAKVDSVLVQDGHTLYHHSVLVTKSGKWAIIQQGMNLKTRYARRYHWFYTRKFTVEPHQGIAGIRQDVAIDSVKGDRENTRKLLLDLVKENPTKVISQIEMAQNLLKGQTALFSQAFNVKISPKVKLIYMKPNDLRRVKEVLNKVYESNPINLEEALLNGIGPSTARALYLVADLIYNEPPSYEDPVNYPYDPFKYAYAIGGKDGIPFPVNRKVAYEVIYTLEDIIEKIKVEKKDKEFALSKLKELAKHGDKEGS